Part of the Henckelia pumila isolate YLH828 chromosome 2, ASM3356847v2, whole genome shotgun sequence genome is shown below.
ACTTCTTATCATTATCTTGAATGAAAATAGACTGCATATCTTGATGTGTGTGACGACACAAGCTATGCATGGCGTGCAAAATCATACATGAAGAAAGCAGTGGAGGCAAATATACCAGCTATAACAACCGGAGGAATCTACCCGGGAGTGAGCAACGGTTCTGTCATGTTTTCCTTGTATAAATACCTTATTAAAACATAGAAATCTTCATATGTTGCAAGTTTTCCTGTATAATCTCGGCTTTCATCCCATTTTATTCTGCTCTCAAATACTGATGCTTTCTGCTTCTTGTTTACCTTAGTTATGGCAGCAGAGCTAGTTCGTGCATCAAAATTTGAAACCGAAGGTGAGCTAGAGAAACTAAGGTAACTATTTTCGTGGACCTACAATTATATCCTTCAATTTTCCATAAAAGCCATTCTGTTTTGTTACTTTTGGTAATGTCATTTTTGTTACTTGTTCTTAGGTTCTACTACTACACAGCTGGCTCTGGGGGTGCTGGCCCGACTATATTATCTACAAGCTTTTTACTTCTGGGAGAGGAAGTTATTGCATACAACAAAGGTTGATGATCAAATATGAGTTCTTGTTTTCACCATTTATGCATTTAAATATTTAACTGATTTTAGTAATTTGATTGACAGGAGAGAAGGTCAAATTAAAACCTTACAGCGGGATGCTTAACATTAATTTTGGACTTGGAATTGGAAAAAAAGATGTTTTTCTCTTGTAAGTTTCTGGCAAAACAATTTTTCTGGATGTTGAAAAAGCTTATTTAGGAAATTACTATACCGTTATTGTATTAGAATGCAtgctattttattatttttatactaaatactGGCATGAAGCGACAATCATTAGTCACTTAAAAGAATATATTCTTTCAGAAATTTGCCTGAGGTCAGGAGCATTCACGAGGTCTTTGGAGTTCCAACTGTTAGCGCGCGGTTTGGAACTTCGCCTTTCTTCTGGAATTGGGGAATGGGAGCCATGACAGATTTGCTTCCACCTGTATgttatcaaattctgaaaattgaGATGTTAcattgattgatgtaaaattatatttcgGCAGTCATGATAAGTTTGCTTCCCAAATGGTATATGATATTATTCAACTTAAAATAGTTTTTTGTGTGTAATGTTATTGATGATGTAATCTTATCTATATTGAATGCATTTATTCAAGATTTGTATAATCTGCAGGAATTCCTGAGAGACAAAAGTAAAGTCCAGCAATTAGTTCAACTATTTGACCCTTTAGTGAGGGCAGTAGATGGATTTGCTGGAGAGAAGGTGTCGATGCGAGTACGCTTACTTTTTTAGTATATCTCATGTTGTTTCAAGTTTGCTCCATATGATCGTTTTGACATATTTTTCCCCTTTCAATATTAACAGGTTGATTTGGAGTGCTCAGAGGGATACCACAGAATCGGGATATTCAGCCACAAGAAACTATCTGtgtaattatttttcattatttgTTCAACCATGCAAacggttattattattattattatttttaattgtatcTTTGTGATTTCAGGTCAGTGGGATTTTCAACAGCTGCTTTTGTCCTAGCCATTCTTGAGGGAAGCACTCGCCCCGGAGTTTGGTTTCCAGAAGAGGTACACTCTAGTACCAGGggtagaaatagaatttggaaGGAGGGGGATGGGGAAAAAACTTGCATTTTTTCGAAATTATGTGTAAACTTTACTTGATCAAAGCTTCTTCCTCTGCTTCTAGCCTGAAGGGATCGCAGTTGAGGCAAGGAACACTCTTCTTAATCGTGCTGCACAAGGGACCATCAATTTCGTGATGAATAAGTAGGAATTTTTTCTAGCAGTCTTGAACTTCCGTCACACGTTTCTAGCTTGTTTAATTCTGTAGTGTCATTTCACAGGGCTCCATGGATGGTCGAAACAGATCCTAAAGAGCTTGGTTTTGGAATTTTCGACTGATCTCCTATGAAACTTATGTAACCATGTCCAGTTTTGCTGCGCAGATGTAGAGGTAAATTTAATATTTGGTCCTTGTGACTGAGTCCTCTTTTCGAGGAAGACACATAAAATGTTAACTGAAACACATTTTGTTACCTATCAGATACTCAGATTCAATTATCATGAAGTGGCAGCTGCAGTATGCTTTACCCGTATGAAATCAAGCTCGCTGATTCGAATCAACTCATCAGTATGACATCTCCA
Proteins encoded:
- the LOC140881359 gene encoding uncharacterized protein; amino-acid sequence: MARYLTQLNSGVGRNLAMAFAKESGERRSGRGAIERVELPEKVKDSRILILGGTGRVGGSTAAALSKLCPDLRIVIGGRNRDKGAAMVSKLGNGSEFSEVDINDSKSLDAALKGIDLVVHTAGPFQQAQNCAVLEAAVRNKTAYLDVCDDTSYAWRAKSYMKKAVEANIPAITTGGIYPGVSNVMAAELVRASKFETEGELEKLRFYYYTAGSGGAGPTILSTSFLLLGEEVIAYNKGEKVKLKPYSGMLNINFGLGIGKKDVFLLNLPEVRSIHEVFGVPTVSARFGTSPFFWNWGMGAMTDLLPPEFLRDKSKVQQLVQLFDPLVRAVDGFAGEKVSMRVDLECSEGYHRIGIFSHKKLSVSVGFSTAAFVLAILEGSTRPGVWFPEEPEGIAVEARNTLLNRAAQGTINFVMNKAPWMVETDPKELGFGIFD